The following nucleotide sequence is from Nycticebus coucang isolate mNycCou1 chromosome 8, mNycCou1.pri, whole genome shotgun sequence.
AGAGCTCAAACAGGCCGGATTGTTACAGGGAAGGCCTGAGATGTGCTTCTGCCCACCTCCTTTCCCCCCACCCTACCCACTTTAGATCTTTCCGCTGGGCACTCATGCCCACCCCCAACCCATGCTCCTCCCCAGGCTCAGCGGCAGCTACCTGCCCCACCATGGGATCACAGGCCCCATCCCCAGAGCCCATGCAGACCCTCATCTTCTTGGACCTGGAGGCCACTGGCCTGCCCTTCTCTCAGCCCAAGGTCACGGAGCTGTGCCTGTTGGCCATCCACAGATGTGCCCTGGAGAGCCCCCCCACCTCTCAAGGGCCACTTTCCACGGTGCCCCCACCACCCCGTGTGGTGGACAAGCTCTCCTTATGCGTGGCTCCGGGGAAGACCTGCAGCCCTGCAGCCAGCGAGATCACAGGGCTGAGCACAGCTGTACTGGCAGCACATGGGCGTCAACGCTTCGATGACAACCTGGCCAACCTGCTCCTAGCCTTCTTGCAGCGCCAGCCACAGCCTTTGTGCCTCGTGGCACACAACGGTGACCGCTATGACTTCCCCTTGCTCCAGGCAGAGCTGGCAATGCTGGGCCTTGCCAGTGCTCTGGATGGTGCCTTCTGTGTAGATAGCATCACTGCCTTGAAGGCCCTAGAACGAGCTAGTAGCCCCTCAGAACATGGCCCAAGGAAGAGCTACAGCCTAGGCAGCATCTACATGCGCCTGTATGGGCAGGCCCCACCAGACTCACACACAGCTGAGGGTGACGTCCTAGCCCTGCTCAGCATCTGTCAGTGGAAGCCACAGGCCCTGCTGCAGTGGATGGATGCTCATGCCAAGCCCTTCAGCACCGTCAAGCCCATGTACGGGGTCACAGCCTCCACTGGGACCAACCCAAGATCATCTGCTGTCACAGTCCCTGCATCCTTGGCCACAGTCAGAAACACAAATCTCAGCACTGGTGAGAGCAGGAGACCTAAGGTTCTTTCTCCAATGGAGGgccccaaggccccacccaaaGAGGGGTTGCTTGCCCCACTGGGTCTGCTGGCCTTCCTGACCTTGGCAGTAGCCATGCTGTATGGACTATCCCTGGCCACACCTGGGCAGTAGGCCATGAAAATCTGACTAATAAAGACTCCCCTAGCACTGAGTGGTCACTCTCCTCCTACCCTCCTTGGCAGCCTGGGCCTCTGTCCACACTCAAGACCTGAGGAGGGGGGCAGAGGTGGGCACAGTCTTTGTTCCTCACTCTCCCTAGCAGGACAGTCAAAACATCTTAGGGCAACAGAAAACCAAATAGTGAGTGGGTAAGCAGCCTAGTGCTAATCTCAGTAGCTATGAAGAAAGGGGCAGGAGATCTAAATATCTGCATTTATTATAAACAAAGGTGCAAACACTAAACTCAGAAACACAGTGACAGATACAAAGCTAAGACCGATCTGGTGAGACATCAACAGAGGGACAAGGAACACCGAGGTATTCATGTCTGGGCCAGAGCTGCCACCCAACACCCACTCCTTGATCCAGATGGCCCCTTGGCCCAGGTGTCCCTGCTGCCAGGACGAACTGTGGGATGAAGTAGAGGAACTGGATATTCTGTGAGGTTGGTATCGCGGTATCAGGGACTATCGGATTTGTCAAGTTGTCCCTCTGTCAATTTCCCTCCAGGACCCAGGGGTTTCAGTTTCACATCAACTATCACACacatctaaaaacagaaaaccacaCAAAATGTTTGgctaaaagtaaaacaaaaacactccAGGACAGAGACCTGAGTGTGTCAGTGGACAGAGGCCACTCTGCCCACCTGTGTCGGGCTGGCACCAGCAAGGGCTAAAAAGCTTCCCTGTGGCAGCCAGGCCATGAGTGGATGTGGCCCTCAAGTGGTCCCAGGGAAGAAGCAGGGGCAATCCAGGCAGGCATCTGcgggtgtgtgggggtgggggctctgCCGGAGGAGTTTTGGCATCAGGAGGCCACCCAACTCCCACTGTGTATGGCGTCAGCTCCAAGGAGCAGTGGGACATCTGCCCACTGAACTAAAACCCAGCTTGGCCAGATCTCAAGCTTACCTACTTCCCTACATCATGGCCCTGGCTCTGCAAAGGGCACCCTAAACCCTGGGGACAAGCCACAGCCTCAATCAGTGGTTGCTCATCCTGCTGAAACACATCTACACCATACCCACATAATGCTACGCTCTCCTAGTATGACAGGCCACACTGGTCACCCTAGGGTGAGCTGGAAAAGAACTCCCACCTCATCCTTTGAATTTTGCTTGAGATTTCAGGAAGCATAATTTCACAGGAGGAAGAGAACAAAGTTTGGCCCCAGCCCACTCTGGCAAGAATTATTCCCCACCTCATCAGCATCAGAAGAAGCCACATGTACAGACAGGATACACACACCACACTCAGGGTAGTAAGGAACCATGCCTGCATACCACCCACACACACAGCACAATCAAGTGGCAGCCAAAGAGGCAGGGGCACACTCAGGGGGCCGCCTTCGGGGGCTCCATGTAGGCTGGGTTGTACGGAGGCTGGCTGGCAGCGTAGGGCACGGCTGCACCTCCTGAAAATAAAGAAGACACTGGTTGGCCAAGGGCACAGTGGGGTGCGGTGTGAACAGCAGGCAATGTTCTCTGGGATGGATGTCTGAGGGTGTGCAGGCAGGAgcttgggaggccaggcagggtcAAAGAGTCAGTAGTGGCACTCACCAGCCAAGGTCTCATGATAAGCCGGTGGGCCCATGGGCTGGGCCGGGTAGGGTGGTGGGTACTGCGTCGGGTAAGGTGCAGCTGGCATCCCTGGCTGGGGGGGCATGGAGTGGTAGCCCTGATACGTTGGTCCAGGGTAGCTGGGTGGCACACTTGGAGGCTGAGGGTAAGGGGCATGTACCACCGTGGTGGCCGTGGTAGTGGTCACAACCGCTGCAAAGAGAATCCCAGTCAGGACCGTTCATCTCCCCAGCTGTGAGGGCCAGACTTGCCACCCCTCCCTCCAGCTTAGCCAAAGCAGGGCTCTGGTGCTGCTCTTGCCCACTCAGGGGTCTGCACCATACACAAGGGGAGTCACAGTagggcagggtggggctgagcaTGCTTACGACGTGGCCGGCGACACATCTTGTATAAACAGCAACAGGAGCAGGTGAAGCAGATGATGATGGTGACAACAGAAAGCACAAAGATGGTCAGGCCAATGGCTACAGTAGCTCCAAACCTGCCAAAAAGCCAGTCATGACCCAGGGCCTCTCACAGCCTCCCAGGACCAGCATCCCCACTTCACCCACTCCCAGGGGACACTCCCCCTCCTTGCCAGAAGAGACTGCTCAATGCAGATATGTCAACTCCCTGGTAGTGTAGTTTGAATTTgtttcagcctcagtttcctcatgtgtaaaatggggatgtCTACGTAAAGCACCTTACCCTGGGTCTGCCTCCACCCTGCCCTCAGGAGCATGGAAGGGCCTTCTTCAAGCCCTTTCCCCCATAGGTATCTTGTCCACCCCCAGCCACTGGTCAGCAGATAGTATCAGGCACATGCCAcaagccaggcactgtgtgaTTTAAGGCAAAAACTTGGTGGTGGGCAAGACAACCAACCCTGGCCTCTGGGAGCCCACAGTCCAGTGTAAGAGACAGATGTTGAAGATAAAATGACTCTAGTAGCAtaggtgtgtggggggggggagggggtgcagGTAGAAGCTCCAGGAAGACGGAAGCTGGTGTAGCCAGCACAGCAGGGAAAGGCTTACAGTGTTTCTCTGACTCCTACCATAGCCCAGGGCAGGGTTTCTGGCCCCCTAgactcgcaggggtcctcaaactttttaaacagggggccagttcactgtccctcagaccgttggagggccagactatagtttaaaaaagaaactatgaacaaattcctatgcacactgcatatatcttattctgaagtaaaaaaacaaacgggaacaaatacaacacCGCATGTGGCCTGCTGGCAgtactttgaggacccctgcacagGGGCCTCTCGTTGCAAGTGTGCTTTCTACCTAGCACTGTGCCTGGTGTTTACACACAtccccctgccctccccaacTCTGACCAGCATGGCCACTTCACCGTGAGAAGGCTAAGGGCCCGGGGGCAACTCAGAGGGACTGGAGGCAGGAGGTTCCCCTATCTGACCCTGGCCTTCGACTGGAGGGCCTTGCCTGGGAAATTCTCCAAATCTGACTTCCAAAGGCAGACACACAGACCCCTTACTCTTCTCTAATGCTCCTGGAGGCCAAACTTTACTCTAATAAAAGGCAAATGCTTGGTAACTGCACCAGACACATTCAAAAATTGAAGGAGCTTTGTTAGCTGTCACGGCACGCGTGCCGTCAGAAGACCAGGGAGGGTGTTGGTCCCTTCCCTGGGTCCAGGGGATTTCACCTCACAGCCCAGAGGGGTGGTGTAACCTCAGCAAGGCCCCACCCTCACAGCCCAGGACAGACAGAAGAACAGGCCGGTTGCATCCCAGGCTCAAGTCTCAAAAGCAGCCACGCAGCTCCTGTGCAGTCAAAGACAATGCCCCAAGACAGGACAATCAAATCATAGGTGTCTTCCTGCCCAACCAAAAGCAggaagagaaacacacacacacattcacacacaatCAATGACTCGCTGTGGTAGGGCCCTCGTCATCTCCAGAGAGCTCACTCTCCATTTGTCTCTATCTCTCACACACGGTATGGTGCCCAAGCTCACCCCATGTTAGCCTGCGCCTTCACCCAAGGGCCTCCTGCACCCTGGGACTTCCCCTCTTTCCATCATGGGCCACTCAGTTTCAATCTCCTCCCCTTTCATGGGGTAAAAGGAAAGCAAATCTCCTCCAGATGACGTCAGCAGCAGGAAAGACAGACACAGGAGGCCCGGAGCCACCCTCTTAAAGACACAGTATGGCCCAGGCACCACAGCTGCACTAGCAGCCAAGGAGCCTAGAGGGGAGGATGGGAAGCCAGGCACTCTGGCTGCGTTCCCAGAGTTGCCTTCTGGGAGCTGTGCCTGCAGGAGTCTGACCTCCGAATGCAGCCTGTCTGTCTGCCCACTGCCCAGGATGGCTCCACTGGGGTGTCTAAGAGACATACATCCTCTGTTTGCCTCAATATCCCCAACCCCCACAGGCCCTGTTCCAGCCATCCTTCTGGATGGGCACCTTCCTccactgaggcccagagcacaGCCCGGGGGCCCTGGCTGACACACAAGCAATGAGCAAAGTCCAGTCTGaaccctctgctcttcctttcccgcCAGTGCACTCCCCTAATCACTGATCTGCCTCCTTATGTTCCCCTGGCACCCAACCAGAGCCACTTTCCCATCATAGCTCCTGTAGCTCTTGGGATCACAAAGGAATTCACTTCGCAATTACTTGGCTAAACTGTGTTTGAGTGTACTTTCCTGTATGTATgttatagtaaataataaaagaagaaagaaaaatctgaactTTGTCTTACCAGACAGTGAAATTTACAGTACAGCaattttaatctttaattaaaaatgtaaataaacctTACTAGACCCACAAAGCCTAGTGTTGTCTGAGACTCTGACTCtccctcctgggctccagccacttcAGTCTTCTTTCCGTTCTAGAAAGCACCAAGCTGAGCCCTGCCTCCAGGGCCGTGCACAGGCAGTTCCTCCAGCCTGGTcagccctttccttcctccctcccccaagcCCATCAAATGAATTCCTGCTCACCCTTCAGACCTCATCTCAAAGTTTCACTTCCTCAGTGCCACTTTCCCTTGCTACAAAGGCTCCTCAGTAAATGTTCTTACAGAATTAAATTCCTTTCCACCTCAGTTCATAAACACATATTCCACTGTGGGAATGTTTGATTAACTGTACCGAGTGATGCTTTGGGCCACCACTGTATttccagtgcctggcatataatgGGGGCTCAATACATACctgacaaatgaataaataaattcacacagGAATCCCATGGGTAGCTCTTAGCAAAGCCAAGCAACACCAGAGGTGTGGTTGCAGAGTGAAGCAGGGGCCTATGGCCATACCAACCAACAGTTCTCCTGGAACCACACCTCCAAGAGGAAGGAATTAGGCCTCCCAAGGCTGGGCTACCTCCTGGATAGaggagtttgtttatttatttattttggttttataactttatttgatgtgtctgacaatcaccagttagTTCCCATCCACGTTGACTGCCTTTAGATTTTTGAAAAGTGGTAACAGGGCAtggtgcccatagctctgtggttaggatgccagccacatacaccacggctggcaggttggaacccggcccggtctgctaaaacaacaataacaacaacaaaatagccgggcgttgtggtagatgcctgtagtcctagctacttgggaggtggaggcaaaagaattgcgtaagcccaagagtttgaggttgctgtaagctgtgatgccacagaactctacccagggcaacatagtgagactctgtctcaaaaaaaataaaaaaagaaagaaagtggtaaCAAAGTTAGAGCTTGTTTATTGAATCTTCGTCTTCATGGATAGAGGAGTTTAAAGGCCAAGTTCAGAAAGTAGACTCAGCCTAGCATGAGAGAACTGAAGGCCAGATGAGCAACAGCCCAGTCTGGGAGTCTTGGTGGGATTATAGAGTTTGAAGAGCACTGGGCAGCCTCCAGGAGGCAAAAATTCCCAATGCTCAGACTGAGAAAAGGCTATCTCTGGGACTAGGACATCAGCACTCTCCCGTGAGCTGGGGCCTAGTGTTAGCCATTGTCACTGCTCACCTAATGGACCTCCCACCTTTCCCCTGCATCATCACAATGTAGTAAGAGCAGAGAGTCAGTGTGGCCTGCCTGGGGCCTACAGCCAGAGGTACTACCACTCAGGTGCTTAAATACAGCAGTCACCCGATGGTTCTGGAAGTGACCATGAAATCAGGATCCAAAGGAACCATGACAGGGAGCCTAAGAAAGCTGTAAGGAGGGAACAAGCCAAGAATGGATGCAACCACTGACCACTCAACAGGACAGGTTGAGAGTCACCTGCCTAAGTCTGGGGGGTCAGAAGGCCTGAGCCAACCCTGAGCCCAAAGGCGACTTGGCCACACTAAGGGAAGCTCGGAGAAGATACCCATTGAGAGATGACACCCCTGCTCCAAGTTGTGACATCTTGGCCAGGCAAACAAGGGCTCATCCACATCCCTGTGCTCTGACCTGGTGCCACATTCTTAGGAAAGCCAAGAAGCAGCCCAGAGGGACAGCTAAGGTAAGGCCTGTCTGAGAacaaggaggagaggagaaatagGAGGTGGGGAGCAGGGCAGATCTGGTACAGGGACCCTGGCCACAGGGTCTTTCCCTACCTGGCTTCTTAGCTCTCAGGCTCAGCCCAGAAAGCAGGGCCATTCTAGGCACCAACTCTATTGTGGACAAAACAGTGCCTTGGCTGAGGTGGCAGCACACAGATGCCTGGTGCAAAGGACAGAAAGCCAGAGAATATTCAAAAGAGAGGTGTAAAATACCAATGACCTTgtctccccaccctcctcctcccagcaCCCGCTTCCCATGCCCCACGTCCTTATAAGCAGATCCTGTGCACAGTGCTGGGCTCAGAACAAAGCAGAGAAGGACAAGAGATGGGGTGAGGTGTGAGAGGGGAGCATCACTCTGGCTGTCTGGTCTTCTCAGCCGGTGGGAGGTGCCGAGGGGCAGCACTGGGGCAGGAGTGGCAGGAGTGGGCAGGGCATTGCAAGCACAGAGCCGGGGAAGACCAGGGCTGTGCACA
It contains:
- the TREX1 gene encoding three-prime repair exonuclease 1 isoform X1, with translation MPTPNPCSSPGSAAATCPTMGSQAPSPEPMQTLIFLDLEATGLPFSQPKVTELCLLAIHRCALESPPTSQGPLSTVPPPPRVVDKLSLCVAPGKTCSPAASEITGLSTAVLAAHGRQRFDDNLANLLLAFLQRQPQPLCLVAHNGDRYDFPLLQAELAMLGLASALDGAFCVDSITALKALERASSPSEHGPRKSYSLGSIYMRLYGQAPPDSHTAEGDVLALLSICQWKPQALLQWMDAHAKPFSTVKPMYGVTASTGTNPRSSAVTVPASLATVRNTNLSTGESRRPKVLSPMEGPKAPPKEGLLAPLGLLAFLTLAVAMLYGLSLATPGQ
- the TREX1 gene encoding three-prime repair exonuclease 1 isoform X2 codes for the protein MGSQAPSPEPMQTLIFLDLEATGLPFSQPKVTELCLLAIHRCALESPPTSQGPLSTVPPPPRVVDKLSLCVAPGKTCSPAASEITGLSTAVLAAHGRQRFDDNLANLLLAFLQRQPQPLCLVAHNGDRYDFPLLQAELAMLGLASALDGAFCVDSITALKALERASSPSEHGPRKSYSLGSIYMRLYGQAPPDSHTAEGDVLALLSICQWKPQALLQWMDAHAKPFSTVKPMYGVTASTGTNPRSSAVTVPASLATVRNTNLSTGESRRPKVLSPMEGPKAPPKEGLLAPLGLLAFLTLAVAMLYGLSLATPGQ
- the SHISA5 gene encoding protein shisa-5 isoform X1, with product MAAPVPVPRILLLLLLLLPPPPGAHSEVCVASRGLSLFPESCPDFCCGTCYEQYCCSDVLKKFVWNEEKCAVPETSVPTSMEPLEQLGSALRFRSSLDSDPMSGFGATVAIGLTIFVLSVVTIIICFTCSCCCLYKMCRRPRPVVTTTTATTVVHAPYPQPPSVPPSYPGPTYQGYHSMPPQPGMPAAPYPTQYPPPYPAQPMGPPAYHETLAGGAAVPYAASQPPYNPAYMEPPKAAP
- the SHISA5 gene encoding protein shisa-5 isoform X7 — translated: MGFGATVAIGLTIFVLSVVTIIICFTCSCCCLYKMCRRPRPVVTTTTATTVVHAPYPQPPSVPPSYPGPTYQGYHSMPPQPGMPAAPYPTQYPPPYPAQPMGPPAYHETLAGGAAVPYAASQPPYNPAYMEPPKAAP
- the SHISA5 gene encoding protein shisa-5 isoform X4, whose translation is MAAPVPVPRILLLLLLLLPPPPDFCCGTCYEQYCCSDVLKKFVWNEEKCAVPETSVPTSMEPLEQLGSALRFRSSLDSDPMSGFGATVAIGLTIFVLSVVTIIICFTCSCCCLYKMCRRPRPVVTTTTATTVVHAPYPQPPSVPPSYPGPTYQGYHSMPPQPGMPAAPYPTQYPPPYPAQPMGPPAYHETLAGGAAVPYAASQPPYNPAYMEPPKAAP
- the SHISA5 gene encoding protein shisa-5 isoform X2 produces the protein MAAPVPVPRILLLLLLLLPPPPAHSEVCVASRGLSLFPESCPDFCCGTCYEQYCCSDVLKKFVWNEEKCAVPETSVPTSMEPLEQLGSALRFRSSLDSDPMSGFGATVAIGLTIFVLSVVTIIICFTCSCCCLYKMCRRPRPVVTTTTATTVVHAPYPQPPSVPPSYPGPTYQGYHSMPPQPGMPAAPYPTQYPPPYPAQPMGPPAYHETLAGGAAVPYAASQPPYNPAYMEPPKAAP
- the SHISA5 gene encoding protein shisa-5 isoform X6; this translates as MAAPVPVPRILLLLLLLLPPPPGDFCCGTCYEQYCCSDVLKKFVWNEEKCAVPETRFGATVAIGLTIFVLSVVTIIICFTCSCCCLYKMCRRPRPVVTTTTATTVVHAPYPQPPSVPPSYPGPTYQGYHSMPPQPGMPAAPYPTQYPPPYPAQPMGPPAYHETLAGGAAVPYAASQPPYNPAYMEPPKAAP
- the SHISA5 gene encoding protein shisa-5 isoform X3, with the translated sequence MAAPVPVPRILLLLLLLLPPPPGDFCCGTCYEQYCCSDVLKKFVWNEEKCAVPETSVPTSMEPLEQLGSALRFRSSLDSDPMSGFGATVAIGLTIFVLSVVTIIICFTCSCCCLYKMCRRPRPVVTTTTATTVVHAPYPQPPSVPPSYPGPTYQGYHSMPPQPGMPAAPYPTQYPPPYPAQPMGPPAYHETLAGGAAVPYAASQPPYNPAYMEPPKAAP
- the SHISA5 gene encoding protein shisa-5 isoform X5, with product MAAPVPVPRILLLLLLLLPPPPGAHSEVCVASRGLSLFPESCPDFCCGTCYEQYCCSDVLKKFVWNEEKCAVPETRFGATVAIGLTIFVLSVVTIIICFTCSCCCLYKMCRRPRPVVTTTTATTVVHAPYPQPPSVPPSYPGPTYQGYHSMPPQPGMPAAPYPTQYPPPYPAQPMGPPAYHETLAGGAAVPYAASQPPYNPAYMEPPKAAP